Proteins from a single region of Hermetia illucens chromosome 3, iHerIll2.2.curated.20191125, whole genome shotgun sequence:
- the LOC119652944 gene encoding serine protease 7-like isoform X1 yields MKEIAITLLLVCAKVIGQNHTPASGIPTCLNFISDCYNPNRRPGICISIFQCPTLLNLITQQPVNEEDRRFLVESQCDDGPGEPPFVCCNNDIGFLSGPISSSIGTYGKGVGNIIPPPPTCGTQGNSNEVPQGEIETSDTFPWLALLAYVTDKGTSSLSCGGSLINNRYVLTAAHCVKGAVERMIGPLYAVRLGLVSLSDDFANCTESDPAGCIEVGIEEVIAHELYNANSANRYHDIALIRLSREIPYSDSIRPICLPATVSFERSAINTELRVAGWGTSPRGSQGLVKLDGTIPTISLEDCQSMLQATNVTIAESQICAGGRDADDSCSGDSGGPLMARIRNHWVIEGIFSFNDNCGGFGLWPGVYTRVSGYGNWIRRHMRP; encoded by the exons cgccagcttccggtattccaacttgcttaaattttatttcagaTTGTTACAATCCGAACCGGCGGCCTGGCATCTGCATATCTATATTTCAGTGCCCGACTCTTTTAAATCTTATCACTCAACAGCCGGTGAATGAGGAAGATAGGAGGTTCCTTGTTGAATCTCAATGTGATGACGGCCCCGGAGAACCACCGTTTGTGTGTTGCAACAACGACATTGGGTTTTTAAGTGGCCCTATATCATCTAGCATTGGAACATATGGCAAAGGAGTAGGGAATATTATACCACCACCACCAACATGCGGGACGCAAGGAAATAGCAACGAAGTACCCCAAGGTGAAATTGAAACTAGTGATACTTTCCCGTGGTTAGCCTTGTTAGCCTATGTTACAG ATAAAGGCACTTCATCCCTAAGTTGCGGAGGATCTTTAATAAACAACCGATATGTTCTCACAGCGGCGCATTGCGTTAAAGGAGCTGTAGAAAGAATGATTGGCCCCCT TTACGCTGTTCGACTCGGACTGGTATCCCTCAGCGATGACTTCGCAAACTGTACCGAATCCGATCCAGCTGGATGCATAGAAGTGGGCATCGAAGAAGTTATTGCCCATGAGCTCTATAATGCGAACTCAGCAAATCGCTACCACGATATAGCTCTAATTCGCTTAAGCCGCGAGATACCGTACTCGGATTCTATTAGGCCAATATGTTTGCCTGCCACGGTAAGCTTTGAAAGGTCGGCGATCAACACAGAACTTCGGGTAGCCGGGTGGGGAACTTCCCCGAGAG GAAGTCAGGGTCTCGTTAAGTTGGACGGCACGATTCCTACCATAAGCTTGGAGGATTGCCAATCCATGCTCCAAGCGACGAACGTCACGATTGCAGAGTCTCAAATTTGCGCTGGCGGACGTGACGCGGATGATAGCTGCAGTGGAGATTCTGGAGGTCCCCTCATGGCACGTATTCGCAACCACTGGGTAATTGAAGGAATCTTCTCCTTCAATGATAATTGTGGAGGCTTTGGCTTATGGCCAGGAGTATACACGAGAGTTTCCGGCTACGGAAATTGGATAAGGAGGCATATGAGACCCTGA
- the LOC119652944 gene encoding serine protease 7-like isoform X2 encodes MKEIAITLLLVCAKVIGQNHNCYNPNRRPGICISIFQCPTLLNLITQQPVNEEDRRFLVESQCDDGPGEPPFVCCNNDIGFLSGPISSSIGTYGKGVGNIIPPPPTCGTQGNSNEVPQGEIETSDTFPWLALLAYVTDKGTSSLSCGGSLINNRYVLTAAHCVKGAVERMIGPLYAVRLGLVSLSDDFANCTESDPAGCIEVGIEEVIAHELYNANSANRYHDIALIRLSREIPYSDSIRPICLPATVSFERSAINTELRVAGWGTSPRGSQGLVKLDGTIPTISLEDCQSMLQATNVTIAESQICAGGRDADDSCSGDSGGPLMARIRNHWVIEGIFSFNDNCGGFGLWPGVYTRVSGYGNWIRRHMRP; translated from the exons aTTGTTACAATCCGAACCGGCGGCCTGGCATCTGCATATCTATATTTCAGTGCCCGACTCTTTTAAATCTTATCACTCAACAGCCGGTGAATGAGGAAGATAGGAGGTTCCTTGTTGAATCTCAATGTGATGACGGCCCCGGAGAACCACCGTTTGTGTGTTGCAACAACGACATTGGGTTTTTAAGTGGCCCTATATCATCTAGCATTGGAACATATGGCAAAGGAGTAGGGAATATTATACCACCACCACCAACATGCGGGACGCAAGGAAATAGCAACGAAGTACCCCAAGGTGAAATTGAAACTAGTGATACTTTCCCGTGGTTAGCCTTGTTAGCCTATGTTACAG ATAAAGGCACTTCATCCCTAAGTTGCGGAGGATCTTTAATAAACAACCGATATGTTCTCACAGCGGCGCATTGCGTTAAAGGAGCTGTAGAAAGAATGATTGGCCCCCT TTACGCTGTTCGACTCGGACTGGTATCCCTCAGCGATGACTTCGCAAACTGTACCGAATCCGATCCAGCTGGATGCATAGAAGTGGGCATCGAAGAAGTTATTGCCCATGAGCTCTATAATGCGAACTCAGCAAATCGCTACCACGATATAGCTCTAATTCGCTTAAGCCGCGAGATACCGTACTCGGATTCTATTAGGCCAATATGTTTGCCTGCCACGGTAAGCTTTGAAAGGTCGGCGATCAACACAGAACTTCGGGTAGCCGGGTGGGGAACTTCCCCGAGAG GAAGTCAGGGTCTCGTTAAGTTGGACGGCACGATTCCTACCATAAGCTTGGAGGATTGCCAATCCATGCTCCAAGCGACGAACGTCACGATTGCAGAGTCTCAAATTTGCGCTGGCGGACGTGACGCGGATGATAGCTGCAGTGGAGATTCTGGAGGTCCCCTCATGGCACGTATTCGCAACCACTGGGTAATTGAAGGAATCTTCTCCTTCAATGATAATTGTGGAGGCTTTGGCTTATGGCCAGGAGTATACACGAGAGTTTCCGGCTACGGAAATTGGATAAGGAGGCATATGAGACCCTGA